TATGTACAAAACTGTTTCTGTTCCGAGCAAGTGGCCAGGCGGTTGTgacgcagcagcagaagcaacaGCCTCTTGCAAATACATCAAATATCATTTAATACAAAGTAATCACAGCGACTCCCGCAGGATGTCCTTAATGGCCTGGGCTAGTGGAAATACAGGTTTCTCGCTGTATTCCAAGTTTGGCATAAAGCTGCATGAGTTCCTGAGATCATCGCTGTTCAGCGAGAAGACCATAACGCCACCCAGATTGAGGGATTTCACATAGTTCGCCTTGCAGGCGATGCTCTTTTGATTTTCGTACGATATCCACTCCTGCAGAGCGCTCAAATAGGGCGAACAGCTCTCGGCATCGTAGGACAAGTTTGGTTTGAAGAACTTGGAGGCACACTCGCAAGTTTCGGTCAGTGTGGTGAAGCCcagttggccacatttgccgtAACCCGAAGCAGGAGCTCCTATGCGGTGATTTAGGGGATTAACCAACCTGTTGGGTGGGTGAGAAAGTGTAATTAAGGTGGGATTCATTCTGAAATGCACGCAGTTACTAACGTAAAGGAGTGGCCGTAGGTGGGCAGACCCACAACCAGTCGCTGTGGCTCCAGACCGCTCTTTAGCCACCACTGAACCGTGTAGTTGATGTTGAACGTGGCCATTAGCGAACGTTCCTGCGAGCGGGCATAAAGCGGAGCATTTAAGCCGGTGAAGGGTGTGTCCTCGCGGTAGAAGTGGAAATCATAGGACATTAGATTCACATAGTCTGCGTACAGGTTTAGCTCTCGGATGTCGTAGGCATAGATGGCGATTCCCTCGGGAGCAGCCACCGCCAGCGAGAGAATATCATTGGTACGCTTTTCGCGCCGCCACTCCGTTCTAATCTCGTAGAGCAGCTGCGATAGATGCATTCGCTCACGGTCGTAGGCACTCGGAAACTCCCAGTCCAGATCGATGCCATCCAAACTGGGATAGGTGCGCAATATTTCCCGGAGGGAGCGCAGGAACACCTTTCGCATGGCATGGTTCGCCACCATGACGGCATATTGCCGCCCACTGTCGGCGCCACCGATCCAGAGAAgcaggtgaacctgcggatgGGCAGCACGAAAGGATCGGCTGTCGTTCTGTAGTACCTTTTTGAGGGTATCGGGAAGGACTATGGTGGCATTATCCAAAGTAGCGGGTCCGATATTGATGTGGGTGCACAGATCGCCGGGAACATCCAAAAGGCTGAGATTGTGGGTGCCATCGCTGGCGTAGTAGCACACCAATCGCTGCTCCACCTTGTGCACTTCCCCAGTTTGGAGGCCGAGTAATCCCAGGCTAATGAACCCGAGACAAAGGCACAACAAAGAGGACAACAAAACACTCCAGCAGACCAAAGTTCGCAGGCTGCAATTCCGGTGTTCTTTACGGGGCAGCTCATCCGTAATCCTCACCAAGGAACTGCCCTCCAGTTTCTCGTAGTTCCCCATCTTTCCTGATACTAATAACTGTTATCATATCAAACGAAAAACAATAACACAAGACAAAAACGATCAGGGTTGGCTTTCTTCGATGTATTTAAAGCATCCCGTGTGTTAGAGAAGTTTTCGAAATATGTGGTTTTATTATAAAAGTATTTATTCTACATTAGCCTCTACGGACTAAACTTAAAATAAGTACTAGCTATTACTTATAGTTAGTTTTAATAAAGCTCTAGATACTCTTGCCTTATGTCCATTGTATTAAGTGCTTACTGTATTTGGCTTTTTAACGCTCCATCCCTAGTTTATCGATAACAACGCTATTGTTAACAAAAACGCCTTCTAACATCGATACCATAtcacaaaaagaaaacaaatacaattatagcaaacaaaaaacataatGCTGTGTTCTAAAAATGTACGTTGAGTGATTTCCGAACAACGGGAATTCCCCCACACAGACAGGACAACGAAATTAGACCGGAAAATCGAGCACCAACGTATTTGTTTATGTGACCGAAGGAGCGCCATGGCGGATCCGGAGGATTATGATCTGAACTTTGTGCAGCTAAGTCGCCAGCAGGCGCTGCAGCGGTATGCGGGTGCAGTGCGTCAGCTGCGCCGGCTGGCCGACCAGCGATACGGTGTGCGATCCCTGAGCTTCGACAATTATGTGCTGTTTCAGTATTTTCGGCAACGCAATTGGCAAACTGGCGTCACGCCACCTGCCCCCTTGATGGCCTACCTCAAGCTTGAGGTACTGCATCATTTGCTGGACCGACGACGACAGATCCTCTGCTGGCTGTTTTACCTCACGCTGGTGTCGCTCTGCGTGGCCGCCTACCGTTATGAGGTAACCAGCTCCACCGGCGGACATCAGGAGCGCGTTGTCCAGGCCATGGTCTATCCCGGGATGCGCATGTGGCGGCGGATGACCATGCCGCTGATCCAACGATTCCCACAGCTTACCGAACTCTACGACGAGTCCTGCCTGATGGGCAATCCGTTTTTTCAGCTAGAGGATCTGGGCTGCGGACCGTGCGCCGAAGTAGAGATCGTCTGGCTAGAGGGCGAGGAGTGCGCAAATGGTCATCCGCTGAAGTACCATCAGAACCACAAGTGCCATCAGCGGGAGGGATCGCCCATCGCCTTTCGCAGCAACCAGCAGGAGGCCATTGACTTGAGCCAGTTCTACAACATCTACGCTAGCAATCATCAGATCTTCCAGCGCGACGCGTATCGGGTGCACTCGACCAACCAGGATGTGCACAATCTCGAGGACCTCTTTGGGCAGTTTAACAGCAGCTGGACCCAGCAGGCGCACAATCTTTGGCGCTGCAATCGCATGCTGCCCGCGCGACTCCTGCGTCCCATTTTCGCCCGGCCAACGCGATTGCCCAGCATGGGCGTGGCCCTGGAGCGTTATGTGGCCATCGATACTGCCCAGGCGCCGGCCTACACCTTGCCGGAGACGGAATGCCCCAATGTCTATGTACACCAGGCAGTGGGCACGCGGTTCATTATCCTGCGACCCACCAGTGAGTGCCGGCACCGCTGTCGCACCTTGTCTCTGCGACTTACCCAGTCCTTTGTGCGTGAGTATCGTTTCGATTGCTTATGTTCCGGGGCCTAAATTACATCAGAAGGTTCACTGTTCAAGGACACCTTAGATATAACTTATTTTATGAGTTATTTAACAAATGCAGTCCAGCTCGTCCAGCTCGTTTTGAGATAATTCCAATTGAGTATTTGTTGCAGCAAGTAGTGAATCGAAACACTTTCGTTCGCAACGAACGTTTCAGTGTGTGGTTTTCCCTGAAAAAAGCATCGATTTCTTACTAATTCCCTACTCTTTTGCAGTCAGTTACAATTGGTTGTACTGGAAACCGATCTCTGCGCCGGATCCCATTTCCGAAACGCTGTCCATCAGCCTAATTGGATCCTACTGCTAGAGGATGCATATCCAGATGGCAGTCCACGTTTCCCGCTTCCCTCGCTCCTAGCTTTAAGCGccatatacttatatatatatatatacacacacacgacAACCACGACTTTTACCAAGCCAAAATTATTTTACGAATTTTGCCGCTCCATTGGATAagcaagcaaaacaaaagtattGAAACAGGGGAAGCTCGAAGCTGCCTTCGTTTTCAATTTACTAGACCCTTAGGCCACCGGCTCAATTCGTTGCCCATTGTAATCCTCAAGTCCTAGATCGTAAGCCTAAGTTTAGTTTAACAGTTAACAGTTAGCTCCTGGCCGCCGCGCTTCATCCTTGTTTTCGTCGTTCTAAccattttgcatttaaaaCTCTCGACTCCTACGTTCTGTTCACACCAACTAGCGTAGCCAACGGAAAGCGATTTTGTAAATATCCATTGCCAGACTTGAGTTTACTTTGTGTTTTTGCAACAACTCACGAAATAAAAGATACCTATTATACACTAATATTATTAAAACTCATCTACATGTATTTTATGTTTGCCTCACAGAATGTTTTATGGATAACAAATGTGGGTAATTCTATGATACAAGGTAGAGTCCCATTTTTTGGGTAAGGAACCAATCCTAATGAGGATGAATATTAATGAATGATTAATGATTGAGCTTTCTAAGAGCATCGAAATACGAGCCGGTCATGAGGTCCGCCTCCTGGATACCCAGTTCCCTGGACAGTTTCTCGGCGATGGCTTGGCCCTCCTCGAGGGTTTGTTCCTCTGTCAGGCACACCTCCAGCTCCATGAAGTGGCCCAGATCCTTTACCTCGTCCAGGTGGATGCGCGTCTGTCCGCAAAGGAACAAGTGCCGTCGCTTGGCCAGGACACCAAGGACGCCGTTCGACTGGCGCAGGATCTTCTCCAGCAC
The Drosophila mauritiana strain mau12 chromosome X, ASM438214v1, whole genome shotgun sequence DNA segment above includes these coding regions:
- the LOC117147344 gene encoding uncharacterized protein LOC117147344 gives rise to the protein MADPEDYDLNFVQLSRQQALQRYAGAVRQLRRLADQRYGVRSLSFDNYVLFQYFRQRNWQTGVTPPAPLMAYLKLEVLHHLLDRRRQILCWLFYLTLVSLCVAAYRYEVTSSTGGHQERVVQAMVYPGMRMWRRMTMPLIQRFPQLTELYDESCLMGNPFFQLEDLGCGPCAEVEIVWLEGEECANGHPLKYHQNHKCHQREGSPIAFRSNQQEAIDLSQFYNIYASNHQIFQRDAYRVHSTNQDVHNLEDLFGQFNSSWTQQAHNLWRCNRMLPARLLRPIFARPTRLPSMGVALERYVAIDTAQAPAYTLPETECPNVYVHQAVGTRFIILRPTSECRHRCRTLSLRLTQSFVLSYNWLYWKPISAPDPISETLSISLIGSYC
- the LOC117147324 gene encoding chitinase-3-like protein 2, with translation MGNYEKLEGSSLVRITDELPRKEHRNCSLRTLVCWSVLLSSLLCLCLGFISLGLLGLQTGEVHKVEQRLVCYYASDGTHNLSLLDVPGDLCTHINIGPATLDNATIVLPDTLKKVLQNDSRSFRAAHPQVHLLLWIGGADSGRQYAVMVANHAMRKVFLRSLREILRTYPSLDGIDLDWEFPSAYDRERMHLSQLLYEIRTEWRREKRTNDILSLAVAAPEGIAIYAYDIRELNLYADYVNLMSYDFHFYREDTPFTGLNAPLYARSQERSLMATFNINYTVQWWLKSGLEPQRLVVGLPTYGHSFTLVNPLNHRIGAPASGYGKCGQLGFTTLTETCECASKFFKPNLSYDAESCSPYLSALQEWISYENQKSIACKANYVKSLNLGGVMVFSLNSDDLRNSCSFMPNLEYSEKPVFPLAQAIKDILRESL